One Chiloscyllium plagiosum isolate BGI_BamShark_2017 chromosome 14, ASM401019v2, whole genome shotgun sequence genomic region harbors:
- the LOC122556877 gene encoding protocadherin-10-like, translating into MANTPTSETLFIFLFSACHLVSGQIRYSIPEEMEHGAFVGNIAEDLRLNIWELSARRFRLVSDYIRQYIEVNLENGNLFINKRIDREQLCGQNPTCTLAFQIALNDPMEMHPVTVEIIDENDNSPSFEKAEYSLQISELIAAGARFPLESAHDPDVGTNTISTYQVSSNAHFAVKVQSMRDGSKNAELLLEKPLDREQQQTFHLALTAIDGGVPHRSGTVQIIITVVDANDNPPIFDQDIYRAKVPENAEKGTLVIKLEAADLDEGTNAELTYSFTNHVNKRNRALFHLHPKSGEISVLGKLDFEESPGYDLDIQAVDNAPPGLSGRCKVVVDIIDINDNAPELDVTLVLSAVREDSPPGTVIAVISVTDLDSSEYGNVQCQIQGSIPFKLENPMANTYTLITSDVLDRETVPIYNITISAWDGGSPPLATSKIFTVSVTDVNDNAPTFTQSSYNVYLMENNTPGTSIFAVTALDVDLGRNGEISYSILESKGQEHLASVYVTINSKSGNICPLRSFDYEQLKHFKIQIQAQDAGSPPLSSTATVTVIILDQNDNAPVIISPLTWNDSAIVEISPQSIIPGYLVTKVQATDADSGQNARLSYQLLEATDYNLFTVGLLTGEIRATLHVNGKDMTTEKLVICVKDNGQPSLSSTATIVFSILSNITEKPLDRTDKPLPSEYLSYLNRYLIIILGSTSFLFLITIILLVIFKLKQDISVNENDNSTACCHKRRNSTDIRNRGYATNEPINYTMPCQTEGYRYTVCLSPESSKSDFLFLKPCHPTLPLNSMGSQQTGTRK; encoded by the coding sequence ATGGCGAATACACCGACGAGCGAAACgctttttattttcttgttcagTGCCTGCCATCTGGTTTCGGGGCAAATCCGTTATTCAATTCCGGAGGAGATGGAGCACGGGGCCTTTGTTGGGAATATCGCTGAGGATTTAAGGCTAAACATTTGGGAATTATCGGCTCGCAGGTTTCGGTTGGTCTCCGATTACATAAGGCAATATATAGAGGTAAATTTGGAAAACGGCAATTTATTTATTAATAAAAGAATAGACAGAGAACAGCTTTGTGGGCAAAACCCCACCTGCACCCTTGCTTTTCAAATAGCGCTCAATGACCCCATGGAAATGCATCCTGTCACAGTGGAGATAATCGACGAAAATGATAATTCGCCCAGTTTTGAGAAGGCAGAATACTCGTTGCAGATCAGCGAGTTAATTGCAGCAGGAGCGCGTTTCCCCCTCGAGAGCGCGCACGATCCAGATGTGGGCACAAACACAATCAGCACTTACCAAGTCAGTTCAAATGCGCATTTCGCTGTCAAAGTGCAGTCGATGAGAGATGGGAGTAAAAATGCAGAGCTGCTATTAGAGAAGCCATTAGATCGTGAGCAGCAGCAGACATTTCACCTTGCACTGACGGCCATTGATGGTGGGGTTCCTCACAGATCTGGCACAGTACAGATTATCATCACTGTGGTAGATGCTAACGATAACCCACCAATATTCGACCAAGACATCTACAGGGCAAAAGTACCGGAAAACGCCGAAAAAGGTACGTTGGTCATAAAACTTGAAGCTGCTGATTTGGACGAAGGCACTAACGCTGAACTGACATATTCTTTCACTAATCATGTTAATAAAAGGAATCGCGCGTTGTTCCACTTGCACCCGAAATCTGGAGAAATCAGCGTTCTAGGTAAATTGGATTTTGAAGAATCGCCTGGTTATGATCTTGACATACAAGCTGTCGATAATGCTCCGCCTGGATTGTCTGGCCGTTGCAAAGTTGTAGTTGATATAATTGATATTAATGATAACGCGCCCGAATTAGACGTGACTTTGGTGTTAAGTGCCGTACGGGAAGACTCTCCTCCGGGGACTGTGATAGCAGTGATAAGTGTAACGGATCTCGACTCCAGCGAATACGGCAACGTTCAGTGCCAGATTCAAGGAAGTATTCCGTTTAAGCTCGAAAATCCTATGGCGAACACTTACACTTTGATTACAAGTGACGTTCTCGATCGGGAAACGGTACCAATCTATAACATCACCATTTCAGCCTGGGACGGAGGCTCTCCTCCTCTAGCTACAAGCAAAATCTTTACAGTTTCGGTAACCGATGTAAATGACAACGCACCGACGTTTACACAATCCTCATATAACGTCTATCTGATGGAGAACAACACTCCAGGCACTTCTATATTTGCTGTAACTGCGCTAGACGTTGATTTGGGTAGAAATGGAGAAATATCCTATTCTATTCTGGAGAGTAAAGGGCAAGAACATTTGGCGTCTGTTTACGTCACGATTAATTCCAAATCTGGGAACATATGTCCGCTGCGCTCCTTTGACTACGAACAACTGAAACACTTCAAGATCCAAATTCAAGCTCAAGATGCTGGATCACCACCACTGAGCAGCACCGCCACTGTCACTGTGATAATTTTAGATCAAAATGATAATGCTCCGGTTATTATTTCTCCTTTGACGTGGAACGATTCAGCCATAGTGGAGATTTCGCCTCAGTCAATAATTCCAGGTTACTTGGTCACCAAGGTTCAGGCAACAGATGCTGATTCCGGCCAGAACGCACGGCTTTCCTACCAATTATTGGAGGCTACTGATTACAATTTGTTTACTGTCGGCCTTCTTACTGGCGAAATTAGAGCAACATTGCACGTAAACGGCAAAGACATGACAACGGAAAAACTGGTCATCTGTGTGAAGGACAATGGACAACCGAGCCTCTCCAGTACTGCCACAATCGTATTTTCAATTTTGTCTAATATTACAGAGAAACCTTTGGATAGAACTGACAAACCTTTGCCGTCGGAGTACTTATCTTATCTAAATCGTTATTTGATCATCATTTTAGGATCAacttcctttctgtttcttatAACAATTATTCTTCTAGTCATTTTCAAGTTGAAGCAAGATATAAGTGTTAATGAAAACGACAACTCGACTGCATGTTGTCACAAACGTAGGAATTCGACAGATATCCGTAATCGGGGATACGCAACAAACGAGCCAATTAACTATACTATGCCTTGTCAGACTGAAGGGTATCGTTACACAGTGTGTTTATCACCTGAATCATCGAAAAGTGATTTTTTATTTCTAAAACCCTGTCATCCTACTTTGCCTTTGAACAGCATGGGTAGTCAGCAAACCGGGACAAGAAAATAA